The Dysidea avara chromosome 11, odDysAvar1.4, whole genome shotgun sequence genome includes the window ttaattgaaataataataataataataataataataataatagcctcCGTTCAGAGGTATCTagtggacaggaaacaaggtatTGGTAAATATCAacacacacggtagtgtgtcgtgcggccaagaaagcccgcaaccacaccgtgagtatatttacaggaagaaagaaaacagctttttcatgtgtgcatacctccatggccccttctccaaagcacaccattttagcattatagctgtcccgcaagtagggtacgccacacagaaaatttgattaaattcgcaatcgccatttgcaagatatggctgttcaaaattttgttttaatttcttcgtttttttcttcttcttatgccatacggggggctacgggggcttcgatttcttttcgcacttagcaaaaattactataaaatgcaaacgtgtaacttgattgccacGATCTTTGGCATAAATGTAGAGCATGTAATGGGGGATTCACTTactaagtttgttgtgaatctgagtaatattcaaggagttatgagcatttattcacgtaaaaaaagatcaaagttctgtcatgcctacagggtaaaccaagtatagaaataacttgaaaattggtgtatagataGGCTggtcatcgtagcagtgccttttgatagttttaatagcaatagagttatagcgacaaagttataaagcaaaaactaagcatgtgtaaaatcgcgggatcgaaatactctaatagaacagtcaccgcggggtaaaaaaggtatGCAAAAACGtcgaaaaaacttaccagagttcgaaccagggacctccatacctaacacctgcatccttaaccactgaaccacttgctaccttggctgatcacctcacttaatttctgctttataaatgaaatttctaattGAAATCTGCtcataatcaaacatttgtaatttcatagatctaccaatagaagtactagattgttctagaacattctatgtatgttctattagaagtcttcaaaaaaatgtgcactccattagagtataacaataatattatcaaatattgaattaaatcatgcaataaaatacatttataagtctgtcatcaataatcatcattgtgaaaagaagaaatgtgagtgaaaacaaacctcaaagtcagccataggctggttttggggccttataaagtacaaaaaggagtgaaatccacacaaaaacagccaagctgtgaaaaaatggtgcgccttaaaaagcctggatgaaaaaagttgtgaaatcaaaggtggtggccaacaaatggctgtaatgatgttaatgctaaaaatttttaataatggctgtgtgcattgttaaaatttattggtattaacatcattgcagccatttcttggccgccacctttgatttcacaacttttttcaaccaggctttttaaggccgcatcattttttcacagcttggctgtttttgtgttgaTTGGCCTAACGGTTGCCTCCAGATAGTAGCCACAGTGCAACTTTCAGATAAGAGCCGTAGCTTATATCTCAATAATTAATAACATGTATTAAAGTATGCAACAGAGTTGTTTTAAGCTAGGAAATAGCGTTTTTGAATTGCAAGTGGGTAGCAGTATTAACAGAagtcagtcattagaaaatCTGTATAAGTGCCATGGACCACACTACTGCCACACAACCTTCACATACATAGTAATTGCATGTTCTTCCTTTTTGAAAGTTAGAAATACGTAAGTTTACCTCTATAATAATACCCTGTTATAAAAGCAGCTTACCTTGGTAGGAATCTCATCATTATGTCACCATCACCAGTGCAAGCAGCCCCACCTACTTCAGCATCTGCATAGGAACCTGCTCCCATAATTGGGGAGTCTCCAACTCGCCTACAATGATACCATCATCATACAAACAGCACTGTTAAAACTATTAGCTTACCCAGCTATCTTGTATGTGAGGCCATTAGTAGTAGTGCCAGCAGCAACATTTCCTTTATCATCAATCACCACTACACCTATGTATTGGAAGTTACAGTCACAACCATTTTCAGTAGCTCACTCACTAACCTATAGTATCATGATTTCCAGGTCCTATCTTTTTATCTGTATCTCCTTGCCATGACCTGAATTACgcataactgaattatacaGTAATTATTTATTGCAGGATGAGCTATGTATTCTTGTTGGATGCAGGACATAGAGGTGCTGTTTGAATGTTTATTGACAGAGACTGCATATCATTACAACACAaattttgaagtattttatTTGCTTTTTCTTTGGAAATGTGGTACACTTTGTGTACTATTCATGTACTCTTTTAGAATGTATATTGTATGGTTCTGTTCTATTATCATTTGACAGAAATTTCATCAGGGATCTGTTTATATGATAGTTAGACTAGTAATTACACCAACAGGCGTTGCCCTGTGCATGTGTTTTTCAAAGTCTAGACAACAACTTGTTATTGTACCTTGACAGCTGCTTCTAAATAAGAAATGTAGCACTAATTATTAGAAACAAGCCCATTCAGTACTGCTCCTACTATCCATTTAAGCGGCCATGGGTTTCAAATGTTACAGGTGTGTAAATGCCATGTTTTGTATTCCCTTAATTAGAGCATGGTCTCCATAGAACATGAGTGTGGACATTTTCAGCCAAACAAATTTTAGCATCAAAAGTATTGAAGTTTAATTGAAGTAATACACAGGAACTCAAATGATTCATTACCCGAAATTGATTATGcatagaagtgactgttctattagagtatttcactacccTGTAATATGGTGTTCGGATAACAGATTTACATACTTCATCTGTATAGTGTGTTACCTCACTTTGTCTTGTCACTGGTTGGTTTATATGGTCCGCAGCTCTTAGTATGATCTGGAGTGACATTCTGTAATTGTGAATGAACAAATGCACAAAAACAACTATCAGCTATGTGTGTTTACTTTCCAGTAATTTGGTTGACAATTGCTTGACTTCCAGGCTGACCACAGTTTTTCAGAATATGGGGTTGTGAGGTTGGAAGCATTGAATCCCATACTGAGTGCAAAGTTggtggctacaaacaaaacaaaatactaGATGAGAAAAAAAAATTCCTTCAAAAACGGTTGTAGCATTACAATTGTTGTAATGACGCAGTAGCTCCTCGTGCAATTCAGTTACCATATTTAAGCATAGTTTGCCCCTAGACAGTAGCCACAGTTCAACCAAATAAAGTCCCCACAGCTTGTATCTGATGCAAGTGTTGATAACATACATTTGAAGGAGAAAAGTCTATCTGTACAAATACTGTGCGCTACTGCAAACAAGCCCACCCTCAGGTAGTTGTCACCTCACACAGTACCCACAAAGTTTTTCTGGCTAAAATAGTAGCCAAGGCTATTAACCAGTAAAACATGGTAATTACCTTTGTTCATAAAATTATGGAAtgaatgaagcccattcatttatgtTAGTGCagtgattgaaatactctaatagaacacacgccACTGACCGGCACACATGTTGAATGTATTACCTGAATTTCAAGCAAACTGACTATAGCCAAGGATAAACAGTTCCAGAAGCTCATACAAACTCCTGAAGGGCTCTTGACTGTACTAAAATAAACATACCATCATCTCCAACAAGAAGTGTATGTGAAGTGTGATCCATCACAGCTCTGGCAACTCCAATAGCATTGTTAACATTCTTCAGACAACCAACTGCACCAACATCATGACTGACGCTACATGTGACAATCACATGTAACAGAAACTAGATTATATTCCATACCCATCCATTATCATTGCATCCAATGTGGTCTCTCCTTTTTCATCCGGACTGTAGTATAGTGATGGCAGTGTTAATTATGGAATCAAGTATACAGCTGTACCATCATGATTTATTTATATTGACAGTATGTGTTCTTTGAAAAATATTTAGAAACACTGTAGTTGAGTAATTAAATAGTGGGAAAAGTTTTGCAACAGTATTATGGGTGAATTACTACTTATTCAACAAATACTCTTTCCTTCTATGTTGCTTCCAACTCAAACAAAAACATCATACCAACATCATACCAACAGTCCATGAATGTAGAGTAGACTAATGTACAACACAGCAATaagtggttgttctattagagtaaatgtgaCCGAATCAGCAAGAATTTCACATGTTTACTAGTAAACATCATGACGCAAAATACTTTCAAATTATAAAAAAATCCGTAAATACTATTTTCACAATAAAGTAATGGCAAATATCTTGGTATCATCTATTTCTCCAAAGCAAAAATCTTTTCTTTTTAGTGTCAGTGTTTGGAAAATATGAGTATTAATTTATGTTGTATTGGAAGTGCAATTCACTCTGCCTTTGTTCAGTTTTTGCCTTCACCCTGGTAGTAGGAAGAGCTTGTAAGACATATGTAACTTGCCCAacaatggatttgcctgttcacgAAGAACATAATGGTGTAAGTTACATCCCATACAAGACTGCATTCATAAGTACTAACCATTATATTAAgggcctgtaatttattttgtttattgtcactgtacacaTTGATCTTTCAGTTATAACCACTTTTGTAGTGCTGTAGCTTCTAAAGCTTTTGGCTTCTAGGGCAGAAAGTTTGGTTGACCATTTCTTAGAAGAAATAAAATGGAATTAGAAAAAGCACaaacatgtggggttcttgcagatctagTCACAGTTTCAGCTTTCCTGCAACACAATTTAGAACTACAGACTAGACTCTTCAGTGAAGATTATAGTGGTCTCATGCAAGCAAATCCAAACATATTAtacttcatatatatatatagccaagTCTTGTAgcacttatgggctcctggtATAGCTTAGGCCTAACAAAACTGTGGTGTATGCTTACCTCCCTCCGTAGCCAACAGAATGATCACATTGTTCCACTTCACATTCTGTACCAGCTGCTACAACAGCATCCAGGTATGTTCCTCCACTGTGTAACTTCTGCATAGCTACAAATGGAATACAACACAGACCACAAAATCAGCTCAAATTAACAGTGATGATATACAAAacaacctgttaatgtggacgcTTGACTTGACTAAATAAGATCCCAAAGTATATCTAATGTTacgtgtacataa containing:
- the LOC136237507 gene encoding putative N(4)-(beta-N-acetylglucosaminyl)-L-asparaginase GH22932 isoform X2, which gives rise to MQKLHSGGTYLDAVVAAGTECEVEQCDHSVGYGGSPDEKGETTLDAMIMDGVSHDVGAVGCLKNVNNAIGVARAVMDHTSHTLLVGDDATNFALSMGFNASNLTTPYSEKLWSAWKSSNCQPNYWKNVTPDHTKSCGPYKPTSDKTKSWQGDTDKKIGPGNHDTIGVVVIDDKGNVAAGTTTNGLTYKIAGRVGDSPIMGAGSYADAEVGGAACTGDGDIMMRFLPSYQAVESMRLGKPPKEAADDAIKRIEKYYPGFSGAIIVANIKGEYAAATTVPDSPFPYCVYNPVLGKPTQFHIKSN
- the LOC136237507 gene encoding N(4)-(beta-N-acetylglucosaminyl)-L-asparaginase-like isoform X1, whose translation is MVLLLTITFMSIIAISVAAGKLPLVINTWTFLNATTAAMQKLHSGGTYLDAVVAAGTECEVEQCDHSVGYGGSPDEKGETTLDAMIMDGVSHDVGAVGCLKNVNNAIGVARAVMDHTSHTLLVGDDATNFALSMGFNASNLTTPYSEKLWSAWKSSNCQPNYWKNVTPDHTKSCGPYKPTSDKTKSWQGDTDKKIGPGNHDTIGVVVIDDKGNVAAGTTTNGLTYKIAGRVGDSPIMGAGSYADAEVGGAACTGDGDIMMRFLPSYQAVESMRLGKPPKEAADDAIKRIEKYYPGFSGAIIVANIKGEYAAATTVPDSPFPYCVYNPVLGKPTQFHIKSN